A genomic segment from Fundulus heteroclitus isolate FHET01 chromosome 6, MU-UCD_Fhet_4.1, whole genome shotgun sequence encodes:
- the psmb11a gene encoding proteasome subunit beta type-11a, producing MALEDICNFKDERVQQLFPFPALETDSHDLELKRLKTSQTHCGTPQRVFVPPLRRVDPSEPPLTAQRPFPLSHGTTTLGFVFQGGVIAAADTRASAGGLVACPAVHKITPIHSHLVVTSSGSGADCMLWERILTREIRLYELRHKRRLSIRGSAKLLSLMLHPFKGTDVCVALTLCGWDKEGGGTGLAHNLDNSSSVTDASSSAPSSGPRLVYVCSDGARLQGDVISVGSGSPYAYGVLDGGLSWSLSKEEAVSLAREAVFRATHRDAYSGNNVDLFHVTAQGWSQRPREDLREEYYRDMERRSNRGRRRKKDRYDGE from the coding sequence ATGGCTCTGGAAGACATTTGTAACTTCAAAGACGAGCGTGTGCAACAGCTGTTTCCTTTTCCAGCTTTGGAGACAGACTCCCACGACCTGGAGCTGAAGAGGCTGAAGACGTCTCAGACGCACTGCGGGACGCCACAGCGCGTTTTCGTGCCCCCTCTCCGTCGGGTCGACCCGTCAGAACCGCCGCTGACCGCGCAGAGGCCTTTCCCTCTGTCTCACGGAACCACGACCCTGGGTTTCGTTTTCCAAGGCGGGGTCATCGCGGCGGCGGACACGCGTGCCAGCGCCGGGGGGCTCGTCGCCTGTCCGGCGGTTCACAAGATCACCCCCATTCACTCCCACTTGGTGGTCACCTCCTCGGGCAGCGGGGCGGACTGCATGCTCTGGGAGCGCATCCTGACCAGAGAGATCAGACTGTATGAGCTGCGGCACAAGCGTCGCCTCTCCATAAGAGGTTCTGCCAAGCTCCTTTCCCTCATGCTGCATCCGTTTAAAGGCACGGACGTGTGCGTGGCTCTCACTCTGTGCGGTTGGGATAAGGAAGGAGGGGGAACTGGTCTGGCTCACAACCTGGACAACTCATCCTCTGTGACGGATGCGAGCTCTTCAGCCCCCAGCAGCGGCCCGCGGCTGGTCTACGTGTGCAGCGACGGCGCCAGGCTGCAGGGAGACGTCATCTCCGTTGGATCCGGTTCTCCTTACGCGTACGGAGTCCTGGACGGAGGTCTGAGCTGGAGTCTGAGTAAAGAGGAAGCCGTCTCCTTGGCAAGAGAAGCGGTGTTCAGAGCCACCCACAGGGACGCCTACTCGGGCAACAACGTGGACCTCTTTCACGTCACAGCCCAGGGATGGAGCCAAAGACCAAGGGAGGACCTGAGAGAAGAATATTATCGAGACATGGAGAGGAGGTCCAACcgtggaagaagaagaaaaaaggacagATACGATGGAGAGTAG
- the psmb5 gene encoding proteasome subunit beta type-5: MALASVLSSDCADFSSEYRQPFAYSCGSGQNQGEHEAVPGDGLSFCLKNPLLAADEDGVERKIEFLHGTTTLAFKFQHGVIVAVDSRATAGSYIASQTVKKVIEINPYLLGTMAGGAADCSFWERLLARQCRIYELRNKERISVAAASKLLANMVYQYKGMGLSMGTMVCGWDKRGPGLYYVDSEGNRVCGDLFAVGSGSMYAYGVMDSGLRHELTVEEACELGRRAIYQATYRDAYSGGQVNLYHVHGEGWTRVSQDDVLMLHQQYKEKA, from the exons ATGGCTCTCGCTAGTGTGTTAAGCAGTGATTGTGCGGATTTCTCGTCCGAGTACCGGCAGCCGTTCGCCTACAGCTGCGGTTCCGGACAGAACCAGGGGGAGCATGAGGCGGTACCGGGGGACGGCCTGAGTTTCTGCCTGAAGAACCCGCTGCTCGCTGCCGACGAAGATGGCGTGGAGAGGAAAATCGAGTTTCTGCACGGAACAACCACATTAGCCTTTAAG TTCCAGCACGGGGTTATTGTGGCGGTGGACTCGCGGGCCACGGCGGGCTCCTACATCGCCTCGCAGACGGTGAAGAAGGTGATCGAGATCAACCCTTACCTGCTGGGCACCATGGCCGGCGGCGCCGCCGACTGCAGCTTCTGGGAGCGCCTGCTGGCCCGCCAGTGCCGCATCTACGAGCTGCGCAACAAGGAGCGCATCTCCGTGGCGGCCGCCTCCAAGCTGCTGGCCAACATGGTGTACCAGTACAAAGGCATGGGCCTCAGCATGGGCACCATGGTGTGTGGCTGGGACAAGAGGGGCCCCG GGCTGTACTACGTGGACTCGGAGGGGAACCGGGTGTGCGGCGACCTGTTTGCGGTGGGCTCCGGCTCCATGTACGCCTACGGCGTGATGGACAGCGGCCTGCGGCACGAGCTGACCGTGGAGGAGGCGTGCGAGCTGGGCCGCCGCGCCATCTACCAGGCGACGTACCGCGACGCTTACAGCGGGGGGCAGGTCAACCTGTACCACGTCCACGGCGAGGGCTGGACCAGGGTCTCCCAGGACGACGTGCTGATGCTGCACCAGCAGTACAAAGAGAAGGCGTAG